A stretch of Dysidea avara chromosome 5, odDysAvar1.4, whole genome shotgun sequence DNA encodes these proteins:
- the LOC136256621 gene encoding uncharacterized protein: MTNRALIFLYLLIPITWSAYRNKIIVSKQQQCTECDKVNDSLYYCQNLSQAFDLLTTCNHCNSDTDISIEPGQHGLASSHMAVNIKNVRFGSANESMSATIQCVPPHDAGLTFIGVRDLVVEHLNFIGCGTKHISTSQVKTGELVFLYSALFIQNSTNINLNNIEVSNSNGVGLLMYDTNGNITITRSQFTNNSFYLMNAGQHFIGGGGGIYIEFTRCTPGLTDCNSNENKHNSDCHYLIDNCEFRNNVAVYDLNGTDPDYLPNGASMSFSAGGGLSIWFFGQAKNNNVQITHSNFVSNTANMGGGLYVGYRQNTSNSTLFIAFCSFKYNSVGMYHGGGGVKVGYDMYQSGGKCINISVKIESCLFKRNQALNGVGGGLDMYGSHEPFNKPTNSFYIYNCSFVSNTARYGTSMQISKEFYESIAQCSLFTAVIDNCSFVHEKTETFILIASRIGTVATFGVDIQFRNFTMFKANRETALVVEGASVEFYNNSKTIFQENKGLYGGAILLTGGSWIKVFPYSTLLFQNNEAVFNGGAICVEFLSSFDHLLSHVCFVKYCLEAILPQHWQTKFTFVNNTAGQHGKTIFSYSLHPCRKFYAENSYDTFLYKEPFYHHTLTEDAISTSPSRFTNIQNISTIPGKVFDLHLELVDELGCDVNGTLYIATCSTSSPYVVEPYQFTSGLIQIAGRPNKICQLQIQTETNYPVNTMMYVVLKNCPPGWEYDDTKQQCDCIKSPTDTNRVIRGCEQTTFQAYFNTFYWIGYNTDSSEARDQDLLTGPCPYRYCYQDDDSQSSLLPGDANMTILDQFVCGNRHRTGLLCGQCIDGYSVTLNSPTYTCHKCENRYLGILLFFLSYIAPVTILFCFIMAFNIRITVAPISAFLFFSQILGSQNHVGFTHSIDGNYPGALYYSDILHALYSITNLNFFNHEVFRYCLIPNAGTIDIIAFTLLTAFYPVFLITIFILFRVCCEKKRIEWWLRKLTRESIAQGICTFLVLCFAKIVLFSFKILRSAEVTYMNGTSYRHVVYFQGDIGHFQEFPYILYASAAIVSIIVVIIIPTVVLVLHPIMMATAIHFDCCENTVACIDKCLLKHKLKPIWDSFQGDYKPKLEFFAGLHFFLYRVLFYLIIVTSQNVETSLLLILMFLVLISLIHMLSMPLKSYVDNSAYSLVYILLLAIVMMEYYLFVSNKSAVVAWLIAILSLLPLLGCIMYCCWKLYLSWKRRGYQELQNLANLPQAGHQDTGL; encoded by the coding sequence ATGACAAATAGAGCATTGATTTTCTTGTATCTTCTGATTCCTATTACTTGGAGTGCTtacagaaataaaattattgtatCTAAGCAGCAACAATGTACCGAATGTGACAAAGTAAATGATTCACTATACTATTGCCAGAACTTGAGCCAAGCTTTTGATTTGTTAACAACTTGCAATCACTGCAATTCAGACACTGATATTTCCATTGAGCCAGGACAGCATGGGTTAGCTTCATCTCATATGGCTGTAAACATAAAAAATGTACGATTTGGGTCAGCGAATGAATCTATGTCTGCCACCATACAGTGTGTACCACCTCATGATGCTGGCCTGACATTTATTGGAGTGAGAGATTTAGTTGTTGAACACCTGAACTTTATAGGCTGTGGCACAAAGCACATTAGCACAAGTCAGGTTAAAACTGGTGAGCTTGTATTTTTATATAGTGCATTGTTCATACAGAACAGTACAAACATCAACTTAAATAATATTGAAGTTTCCAACAGTAATGGGGTAGGACTGCTGATGTATGACACAAATGGCAACATAACCATAACCCGGTCTCaatttacaaacaattcattTTATCTGATGAATGCAGGACAACATTTtattggtggtggtggtggaatTTACATAGAATTTACAAGGTGTACTCCGGGATTAACTGACTGCAATTCCAATGAAAATAAGCACAACTCTGATTGTCATTATTTAATAGACAATTGTGAATTTAGAAATAATGTTGCTGTTTATGATTTGAATGGCACAGACCCTGACTACCTTCCTAATGGTGCCAGCATGTCATTCAGTGCTGGAGGTGGACTTTCAATATGGTTTTTTGGTCAAGCTAAGAATAATAATGTACAAATCACACATTCTAATTTTGTCTCAAACACTGCAAATATGGGTGGTGGACTGTATGTTGGCTACAGACAGAACACATCAAATAGCACTTTATTTATTGCATTCTGCTCATTTAAATATAATTCAGTTGGGATGTATCATGGAGGTGGAGGAGTCAAGGTTGGTTATGATATGTACCAGTCTGGTGGGAAGTGCATTAATATTAGTGTGAAAATAGAGAGTTGTTTGTTTAAAAGGAATCAAGCTCTCAATGGAGTGGGTGGAGGTTTAGATATGTATGGCAGTCATGAACCTTTCAATAAGCCTACTAATTCATTTTATATTTACAATTGTTCTTTTGTGAGTAACACTGCACGGTATGGTACATCCATGCAAATCAGTAAAGAATTTTATGAGTCAATTGCACAATGTAGTTTGTTTACTGCAGTTATTGACAACTGCTCTTTTGTCCATGAAAAAACTGAAACCTTCATCTTAATTGCTAGTAGAATAGGAACGGTTGCAACATTTGGGGTAGACATCCAGTTTAGGAACTTTACTATGTTCAAAGCTAACAGAGAAACAGCTTTAGTAGTGGAAGGAGCATCAGTGGAATTTTATAATAACTCTAAGACAATTTTTCAGGAAAACAAAGGACTGTATGGTGGTGCTATTCTACTGACTGGTGGTTCTTGGATTAAGGTGTTTCCTTATAGCACATTGCTGTTTCAAAATAATGAAGCTGTATTCAATGGCGGTGCTATATGTGTAGAGTTCTTATCATCATTTGATCATCTCCTATCTCATGTTTGCTTTGTGAAGTATTGCTTGGAGGCCATTTTGCCACAACATTGGCAAACAAAGTTCACATTTGTGAACAACACAGCTGGCCAACATGGAAAAACAATTTTCTCTTATAGTTTGCATCCATGCAGGAAATTTTATGCTGAAAACAGTTACGACACCTTTCTTTATAAAGAGCCATTCTATCATCATACTTTAACAGAAGATGCAATTTCCACATCACCATCGAGATTTACTAACATACAAAACATAAGTACTATACCAGGAAAAGTATTTGACTTACATTTAGAATTGGTAGATGAACTAGGTTGTGATGTAAATGGGACTTTATATATTGCTACCTGCAGTACATCATCGCCATACGTTGTGGAACCCTATCAATTTACTAGTGGATTAATTCAAATAGCAGGAAGACCTAACAAAATCTGTCAACTACAAATACAAACAGAGACTAACTACCCGGTCAATACAATGATGTATGTTGTATTGAAAAACTGTCCTCCAGGTTGGGAGTATGATGATACAAAGCAACAATGTGATTGCATTAAAAGTCCGACTGATACTAATCGTGTAATACGCGGTTGTGAACAGACCACTTTTCAAGCTTATTTTAATACCTTCTACTGGATTGGTTATAACACAGATAGCTCAGAAGCGAGAGACCAGGACTTATTAACAGGACCATGTCCTTACCGATACTGCTACCAGGATGATGACTCTCAATCATCACTTTTACCAGGAGATGCCAATATGACAATCCTTGATCAGTTTGTGTGTGGCAATCGACATAGAACTGGTCTACTGTGTGGACAATGCATTGATGGTTACAGCGTGACACTAAACTCGCCAACATATACTTGCCACAAATGCGAAAATCGTTACTTAGGAATTTTACTATTCTTTCTTTCTTACATTGCCCCTGTGACCATTCTGTTTTGTTTCATCATGGCTTTCAATATTAGAATAACTGTAGCACCCATCAGTGCATTTTTATTCTTTTCACAAATACTGGGTAGTCAAAACCATGTTGGATTTACTCATTCAATTGATGGGAACTATCCTGGAGCACTCTACTATTCTGACATTCTGCATGCATTGTATAGTATAACTAATCTGAACTTTTTCAATCATGAAGTTTTCAGATATTGCCTGATACCAAATGCTGGAACAATTGACATCATAGCATTTACATTACTGACAGCATTCTACCCAGTATTTTTGATTACAATATTTATTCTTTTCAGAGTGTGCTGTGAGAAAAAAAGAATAGAGTGGTGGTTAAGAAAGTTAACAAGAGAGTCTATTGCTCAAGGTATATGCACATTTCTTGTACTTTGTTTTGCAAAAATAGTTTTATTTAGCTTCAAAATCTTAAGATCAGCAGAAGTTACTTATATGAATGGCACAAGTTATAGACATGTCGTTTATTTTCAAGGAGACATAGGACACTTTCAAGAATTCCCATACATACTCTATGCATCAGCAGCAATAGTCTCAATCATAGTAGTTATAATAATCCCAACAGTGGTTTTAGTTTTACATCCAATCATGATGGCTACTGCAATCCATTTTGACTGTTGTGAAAACACTGTAGCATGTATTGATAAGTGTTTGCTAAAGCACAAATTGAAACCAATCTGGGATTCCTTTCAAGGAGATTACAAGCCAAAGTTAGAATTCTTTGCTGGCCTGCACTTCTTCCTTTACcgagttttattttatttaatcaTTGTAACATCACAAAATGTGGAAACATCTTTGCTGTTAATATTGATGTTTTTGGTACTCATTTCACTTATTCACATGTTGTCAATGCCACTCAAAAGCTATGTAGATAATTCTGCCTACTCATTGGTTTATATTCTTTTGCTTGCAATTGTGATGATGGAGTACTACCTTTTTGTCTCCAACAAATCTGCTGTTGTTGCCTGGCTGATTGCAATTTTGTCTTTACTTCCACTGCTTGGATGCATTATGTATTGTTGTTGGAAGCTCTACCTTAGTTGGAAAAGAAGAGGTTATCAAGAGTTACAGAACTTGGCAAACTTGCCACAAGCTGGACACCAAGATACTGGACTTTAA